The Achromobacter spanius genome includes the window CGCGCATCGAAACGCTGCTGAACCGTGGCGACAACGAAGAAGCGCTGGCGATGATCGAAAAGCGCCAGGCTGAAATCAAGGACCAGCGCGGCACCGATGTGCAACTGATGTTCCAGCACGCGCGCGCCCTGGCTGCCCTGGACCGCCCGGGAGAAGCCATCGACATCTATACCGAAATGACCACGCGTTTCCCGGAGCTTCCGGAACCTTGGAATAATCTGGCCGCTCTATATGCCAGCCGCGGAGAACTTGAAAAAGCACAAGATGCCCTGCAAATGGCATTACGCGCTGACCCCGGCTATGCCGCCGCCCGAGCCAATCTGGGCGATCTGCAACTTCTACAGGCCCTGCGCACTTACAAGAAGGCCGCCAGCGATGGCGTGCCGGGCATGCAGGAAAAGGCCCGTGAAGTCGAAACCATGCTGAAGGATAAACAAGGCAAATGATGTCCCGTTACTCCCCCTTTCACCTGCTGCGCCTGACGGCGTGCTCGTTCGCGCTGGCCGCATTTGCCCCAGCGCTTGTCAGCGCCGCCCCAGCGGCCTCCTCCTCCACCACTACTTCTGAAGGCACAAAAGCCATGAGCACCAATCCGCGCGTCAAGCTCGTCACGAACCAAGGCGATATGGTCATCACCCTGGATGCCGCCAAGGCCCCCAAGACCGTCGAAAACTTCCTGACCTACGTCAAGGAAGGCTTCTACAACGGCACGGTGTTCCACCGCGTGATCGACGGTTTCATGATCCAGGGCGGCGGCTTCGAACCCGGCATGAAGCAAAAGCAGACGCATGCCCCCATCGAAAACGAAGCCAACAACGGCTTGAAGAACGACAAGTACACCCTGGCGATGGCCCGCACCAGCGACCCGCACTCGGCCACCGCGCAGTTCTTCATCAACGTGTCCAACAACGACTTCCTGAACTTCACGTCGCCCACGCCGAATGGCTGGGGCTATGCCGTGTTCGGCACCATCACCGAAGGCACCGACGTGGTCGAGAAGATCAAGGGCGTGAAGACCGGCAACAAGGGCTTCCACCAGAACGTGCCCAACGAAGACGTGATCATCGAGAAGGCCGAAATTCTTGAATAAGATTGCCCTGCCCGGCCCGATCTGGCTGGCGTCCGACCTGCACCTGGGGCCGGCCACGCCGGCCACGTCCGAGGCATTCCTGGCATTCCTGGAAGCCGCGCAAGAAGACGCCGCCGCCTTGCTGCTGCCGGGCGACATCTTTGACGCCTGGATCGGCGACGACGTGATCCGCGCCGCGCCACCGTGGCTTGCCACGGTGCTGACGGCGCTGCGCGAGACGGCCGCGCGCATTCCGGTGTGGCTGGGCCGCGGCAACCGCGACTTCCTCATCGGGGAAGAACTGGCCAATGCCGTGGGCGCCAAGCTGTTGCCCGAACCGGCGCTGCTGGAAACGGATTTTGGCCAGGTACTGC containing:
- a CDS encoding tetratricopeptide repeat protein; protein product: MTIKPRFFVALLALALAGVPAGTALAQSMAGGGGANPNATRTTLDPIPPEGGWDALANLLEAAKPGVDTRLTPSASQITTRIETLLNRGDNEEALAMIEKRQAEIKDQRGTDVQLMFQHARALAALDRPGEAIDIYTEMTTRFPELPEPWNNLAALYASRGELEKAQDALQMALRADPGYAAARANLGDLQLLQALRTYKKAASDGVPGMQEKAREVETMLKDKQGK
- a CDS encoding peptidylprolyl isomerase, translating into MSTNPRVKLVTNQGDMVITLDAAKAPKTVENFLTYVKEGFYNGTVFHRVIDGFMIQGGGFEPGMKQKQTHAPIENEANNGLKNDKYTLAMARTSDPHSATAQFFINVSNNDFLNFTSPTPNGWGYAVFGTITEGTDVVEKIKGVKTGNKGFHQNVPNEDVIIEKAEILE